The Yoonia sp. SS1-5 genome contains a region encoding:
- the tagF gene encoding type VI secretion system-associated protein TagF, with amino-acid sequence MSEAPAVHIGFYGKHPGYGDFVSAGLSKGLADRLEYWLNLILPDLRDGVADAWEAHYDAAPDMRIWIGPALTPDGTGFCGTMTANRDKVGRRFPLLSGMEGADIAPPSVDPDQSHYEAIEAFWKDYHRDGEDAKGMAALLAQAMDAGLNAATPLPATDFWAARPDGDVKRLWQDVATADQARAQASRTYLWRAGPDGSALYVTDGLPGAAVFAWMMGAEYTPPQGAVA; translated from the coding sequence ATGTCGGAAGCGCCCGCAGTGCATATCGGATTTTATGGCAAGCATCCCGGCTATGGCGATTTCGTCTCGGCGGGTCTGTCCAAAGGCCTCGCCGACAGGCTGGAATATTGGTTGAACCTGATCTTGCCAGACTTGCGCGATGGTGTCGCGGACGCGTGGGAAGCCCACTATGATGCGGCCCCCGATATGCGCATCTGGATTGGTCCGGCGCTGACCCCGGATGGGACCGGTTTCTGCGGCACCATGACCGCCAATCGCGACAAGGTGGGGCGGCGTTTTCCGTTGCTTAGCGGGATGGAAGGGGCGGATATCGCGCCCCCGTCTGTTGACCCCGATCAATCCCATTACGAAGCAATCGAGGCCTTCTGGAAAGACTATCATCGCGATGGCGAGGACGCCAAGGGCATGGCCGCATTGCTGGCGCAGGCCATGGATGCCGGCCTGAACGCTGCCACCCCTTTGCCTGCAACGGATTTCTGGGCCGCGCGTCCGGATGGTGATGTCAAGCGGCTGTGGCAGGATGTGGCTACGGCGGATCAGGCACGCGCGCAGGCCAGCCGCACTTATCTGTGGCGGGCGGGGCCGGATGGGTCGGCCTTGTATGTGACGGATGGATTGCCCGGTGCGGCGGTTTTTGCATGGATGATGGGTGCGGAATACACGCCACCACAGGGGGCCGTGGCGTGA
- a CDS encoding PP2C family serine/threonine-protein phosphatase has protein sequence MIVQTEYFQLETGAATDTGRVRDHNEDSFLPRPEFGVWVVADGMGGHDAGDVASQTIVSELASVGYAISIEDLQVRFMERLGRAHERILQHSASLGGVTVGATLVALLTFDDHYRCIWSGDSRIYRMRDGVLVQQTADHTEVRELLEAGLISAEEAENWPRKNVITRAIGVSPQPNCDVVGAELQQGDMFLLCSDGLTEHNSDADLAQALGSGMDVQQICDGLIAQTLDRGAKDNVTAVVLRCAAPLPVEPVEDVYEEGGGYDV, from the coding sequence GTGATTGTACAGACCGAATATTTCCAGCTTGAAACGGGGGCTGCAACCGATACCGGGCGCGTCCGCGATCATAACGAAGACAGCTTTCTGCCACGCCCCGAATTCGGCGTCTGGGTCGTCGCTGATGGCATGGGGGGCCATGATGCGGGTGATGTTGCAAGCCAGACCATTGTCAGCGAACTCGCCTCTGTCGGCTACGCCATTTCCATCGAGGATCTACAAGTCCGCTTTATGGAGCGGCTGGGCCGCGCGCATGAGCGTATTCTGCAGCATTCCGCGTCCCTTGGCGGGGTCACGGTAGGTGCAACCCTGGTGGCTTTGCTGACATTTGATGATCACTATCGCTGTATCTGGTCGGGCGATAGCCGCATCTACCGGATGCGCGACGGCGTTCTTGTGCAGCAAACGGCGGATCACACCGAAGTCCGCGAATTGCTTGAGGCCGGGCTGATCTCGGCTGAAGAGGCCGAGAATTGGCCGCGCAAGAACGTGATCACGCGCGCAATTGGGGTCAGCCCGCAACCCAATTGCGATGTCGTTGGCGCAGAGCTGCAGCAGGGCGATATGTTTCTTTTGTGCTCTGACGGTCTGACCGAACATAACAGTGATGCGGATTTGGCGCAGGCGCTTGGCTCTGGCATGGACGTGCAGCAGATTTGCGATGGGCTGATTGCGCAAACCCTTGATCGCGGGGCAAAAGATAACGTAACTGCGGTGGTGCTGCGTTGTGCGGCACCATTGCCTGTTGAACCGGTCGAAGACGTTTACGAGGAAGGGGGCGGATACGATGTCTGA
- a CDS encoding serine/threonine-protein kinase: protein MSDEHSNPPSDDDKTQIAAPGGAVPAQPEPALTAAPKPVTKAPTADPTAPVPIGTLINNNYEIKQLINAGGMGEVFRGENVFTGDSVAIKIVLQALAHDEKVAALFMREAKVLCQLSHQAIVRYYNFVRDADLDRFCLIMEFIEGVALSDHIRDVAPLTLGQATGLMRRVAAGLDRAHQMDVIHRDLSPDNVMLRDGLVENAVLIDFGIAKSAEMAESTLHGQLAGKFKYISPEQLGHFGGEIGPRTDIYGLGLMMAAALRGTPLDMGSSVVEAVNARREIPDLSDIGPALRPLLAHMLEPDPAHRPARMSDVIALLDNPRTIPSKYGQAAPVAGVGGASAAAVPGLRQPPGRNAAPPSFGVAATPADADSASPFGNAPAPTTTPPSPVSDGKQGGGLLRWLLVLLIFGGIGGFFAWQQGYLDDFAGPVAGPDNGNGTVTPPVAGGLDPSTREGYLAGWSTGACSFATRIKAGPNSGTIAAFSSDATAFDGLAEAYDEEFGARPTVLERPVAGAQCPALALANKMRTAQAAPPVLTLDTDIMESGGAIVGRLSDRRGRPVWLAWVSNQGGVYNLTDRLLEQADGSATFTFGLTAEDDADPTPQLLIAVVTDTPLIAAAAASDGTLAASLMPLIEAEIAGRDDDRAGVAVIGFSLSP from the coding sequence ATGTCTGATGAACATTCCAACCCTCCATCCGATGATGACAAAACCCAGATCGCAGCACCCGGCGGTGCGGTTCCGGCACAACCGGAACCGGCCCTGACGGCAGCGCCAAAACCTGTGACCAAGGCGCCGACCGCTGATCCGACCGCACCGGTGCCGATAGGGACGCTGATCAACAACAACTACGAAATCAAGCAGTTGATCAATGCGGGCGGCATGGGCGAAGTCTTTCGCGGGGAAAATGTCTTTACCGGCGATTCCGTGGCGATCAAGATCGTGCTGCAGGCCTTGGCCCATGACGAAAAGGTCGCCGCCCTGTTCATGCGCGAGGCCAAGGTACTTTGCCAGCTCTCGCATCAGGCGATTGTGCGCTACTACAACTTCGTGCGCGATGCGGATCTTGATCGCTTTTGCCTGATCATGGAGTTTATCGAAGGCGTTGCGCTATCCGATCACATCCGTGATGTCGCCCCGCTGACCCTTGGGCAGGCGACGGGCTTGATGCGCCGGGTTGCTGCGGGCCTCGACCGCGCCCACCAGATGGATGTGATCCACCGCGATCTGTCGCCCGACAATGTCATGCTGCGCGATGGGCTTGTCGAAAATGCGGTGTTGATTGATTTTGGCATCGCCAAATCGGCCGAGATGGCCGAAAGCACGTTGCACGGCCAATTGGCGGGCAAGTTCAAATATATTTCGCCCGAGCAGCTGGGCCATTTCGGAGGCGAGATCGGCCCGCGTACCGATATTTACGGGCTGGGTCTGATGATGGCTGCGGCCTTGCGCGGAACCCCCCTTGATATGGGCAGTTCGGTGGTGGAGGCGGTCAATGCCCGCCGCGAAATTCCAGACCTGTCTGATATTGGTCCGGCGCTGCGCCCCCTTCTGGCCCATATGCTTGAACCTGATCCGGCGCATCGTCCGGCGCGGATGTCGGACGTCATCGCGTTGCTGGATAATCCGCGCACGATCCCATCAAAATACGGCCAGGCTGCCCCGGTAGCAGGGGTTGGCGGCGCGTCTGCCGCTGCCGTGCCGGGTTTACGCCAGCCGCCGGGTCGCAATGCCGCCCCACCGTCGTTTGGTGTTGCAGCAACCCCCGCCGATGCAGACTCTGCCAGCCCTTTTGGAAACGCCCCGGCCCCGACCACCACCCCACCAAGCCCGGTCAGTGATGGCAAGCAAGGTGGTGGCCTTTTACGGTGGCTGCTGGTTTTGCTGATCTTTGGCGGGATCGGCGGCTTTTTTGCCTGGCAGCAAGGCTATCTGGATGACTTCGCCGGACCGGTCGCAGGTCCTGATAACGGGAATGGTACCGTAACGCCCCCTGTTGCTGGCGGGCTGGATCCGTCTACCCGCGAGGGGTATCTGGCAGGTTGGTCAACCGGCGCATGCAGTTTTGCCACCCGGATCAAGGCCGGCCCCAATAGCGGGACTATCGCGGCCTTCTCATCGGACGCAACGGCGTTTGACGGGCTCGCAGAAGCCTATGACGAGGAATTCGGCGCCCGTCCAACCGTCTTGGAACGGCCCGTTGCCGGTGCCCAATGCCCGGCCTTGGCCCTGGCAAACAAAATGCGCACGGCACAGGCCGCCCCGCCGGTCTTGACGCTGGATACCGATATCATGGAAAGCGGCGGCGCCATTGTGGGCAGGTTAAGTGACCGACGTGGCCGCCCTGTCTGGCTGGCCTGGGTGTCCAATCAGGGTGGCGTCTACAATCTGACGGATCGTTTGCTGGAACAGGCAGATGGCAGTGCCACCTTCACCTTTGGACTGACGGCTGAGGATGATGCCGATCCGACCCCGCAATTGTTGATCGCTGTTGTTACGGACACGCCGCTGATTGCGGCAGCGGCTGCATCTGACGGGACTTTGGCCGCGTCACTCATGCCGCTGATCGAGGCAGAGATCGCCGGCCGTGACGATGATCGGGCCGGTGTGGCCGTGATCGGCTTTTCCCTTAGCCCATAA
- a CDS encoding ExbD/TolR family protein: MIRSLPQRKKAIGLDVSLAIVNIVLLLIFFFLATGQLLNPPSQGVDISETTELPLDQLPSPILVVRDSGSWQLDGQDVAPDLLGAALSNLETPLILHVLIGRDAPATSLLEIINRPDLSQAEIKLVTLRRTVQP, translated from the coding sequence ATGATCCGGTCCCTGCCACAACGCAAAAAGGCTATCGGGCTGGATGTATCGCTTGCCATTGTGAACATCGTGCTGCTGCTGATCTTCTTCTTTCTGGCAACCGGACAGTTGCTGAACCCGCCCAGCCAGGGCGTCGACATCTCGGAGACCACTGAACTGCCGCTTGATCAGCTTCCTTCGCCTATTCTGGTGGTGCGCGACAGCGGCAGCTGGCAGCTGGACGGGCAGGATGTGGCCCCTGACCTGCTGGGTGCGGCCCTGAGCAATCTGGAAACCCCATTGATACTGCATGTGCTGATCGGGCGCGATGCACCGGCGACCAGCCTGCTTGAGATCATCAACCGGCCCGACCTGTCGCAGGCGGAAATCAAGCTTGTCACGCTTCGCCGGACGGTGCAGCCATGA
- a CDS encoding ExbD/TolR family protein: MSQTAQAYSAHAHPVMQPRSSARYKFALTPLADAMFQLLIFFMLTSSLTPYSLLVVQSGPEAGNTTSDPTAAPPTDEPIIPGENAQLWYIAQGEITANGAVFPMEQLPTLAAAIGQNPLAEIILVMEDAAQVQDLTSVLEALTAAGVTSVQLARQGGA, from the coding sequence ATGTCCCAGACCGCGCAGGCATATTCCGCACATGCCCATCCGGTGATGCAACCACGATCATCGGCACGCTATAAATTTGCGCTGACCCCGCTGGCGGATGCGATGTTCCAGCTTTTGATTTTTTTCATGCTGACATCCAGCCTGACCCCTTATTCGCTACTGGTCGTGCAAAGCGGCCCCGAGGCCGGGAACACCACCAGCGACCCGACCGCAGCCCCCCCGACGGATGAACCGATTATCCCCGGTGAAAACGCCCAGCTATGGTATATCGCACAGGGCGAGATCACCGCGAATGGCGCAGTTTTTCCCATGGAACAACTGCCCACGCTGGCGGCGGCCATTGGGCAGAACCCCTTGGCCGAAATTATTCTGGTGATGGAGGATGCAGCACAGGTGCAGGACCTGACATCGGTGCTTGAGGCCCTGACCGCCGCCGGGGTGACATCGGTCCAGCTTGCCCGGCAGGGTGGCGCATGA
- a CDS encoding MotA/TolQ/ExbB proton channel family protein: MNAPDIAALNTPTIIVFAALAVMSVLAVTVAFFKIFQFARMGVGKTNTAENILNDWLGGQADKAMRDASARKSVLARVLQAVFSGLQARPEDQSFAEELGRQTAIVELSAMTSRMRLLETVVQAAPMLGLLGTVIGMIDAFSTLASTDGAVDPALLASGIWTALTTTAAGLAIALITFFVATWLEGRIEGERQSIEALISAAINGRVDAKSG; encoded by the coding sequence ATGAACGCGCCAGATATTGCCGCATTGAATACACCAACCATCATTGTTTTTGCGGCGCTGGCTGTCATGTCCGTGCTGGCAGTGACGGTGGCCTTCTTCAAGATATTCCAATTCGCCCGGATGGGTGTGGGAAAGACAAACACAGCCGAAAACATCCTGAATGACTGGCTTGGCGGGCAGGCCGACAAGGCGATGCGCGATGCCTCGGCCCGTAAATCGGTGCTGGCGCGTGTCCTGCAGGCGGTGTTTTCAGGATTGCAGGCCCGCCCCGAAGATCAAAGCTTTGCCGAAGAACTGGGGCGGCAAACCGCAATTGTCGAACTTTCGGCGATGACCAGCCGCATGCGCCTGCTGGAAACGGTTGTGCAGGCCGCGCCAATGCTTGGGCTGCTTGGAACCGTGATCGGGATGATCGACGCGTTTAGTACCCTGGCCAGCACGGATGGTGCGGTTGACCCCGCCCTGTTGGCCAGCGGTATCTGGACCGCGCTGACAACGACGGCAGCAGGTCTTGCGATTGCGCTGATCACGTTTTTTGTGGCCACCTGGCTGGAAGGCCGGATCGAAGGCGAACGCCAGTCGATTGAGGCGCTGATTTCTGCGGCAATCAATGGCCGCGTCGACGCCAAGTCAGGCTGA
- a CDS encoding DUF1036 domain-containing protein, translating into MISYLRLLGAGWALAGSIAFPTMVQAEFAVCNQSFDVANVAVGQYEENAFVTRGWWTIGPNQCANVIREALQARYIYVFAKDVFGNEILQGATPMCIGPERFVIQGETSCLLRGYLDANYLEIDTLQTERWTLFLTPQP; encoded by the coding sequence TTGATTTCATATCTGCGGTTATTGGGGGCAGGCTGGGCTTTGGCCGGGTCTATCGCCTTTCCAACAATGGTTCAGGCTGAATTTGCCGTTTGCAATCAGTCATTTGATGTCGCCAATGTCGCGGTGGGCCAATACGAGGAAAACGCGTTTGTCACGCGTGGATGGTGGACAATTGGCCCGAACCAATGCGCGAATGTCATTCGCGAGGCGTTGCAGGCGCGCTACATCTACGTTTTTGCAAAGGACGTTTTTGGCAATGAAATCCTGCAAGGGGCCACGCCGATGTGCATCGGCCCCGAGCGCTTTGTCATTCAGGGTGAGACATCCTGCCTGTTGCGTGGCTATCTGGATGCGAACTACCTTGAGATTGACACGCTTCAAACGGAAAGATGGACGCTGTTTTTAACCCCTCAGCCGTAG
- a CDS encoding caspase family protein, which produces MPSLMHLKTTIAAIGAVCAIAAEAEQALIISNFNYADTAPFGDVRAQSLKLSETLFGLGYTVNRLENPSAAEISTATGALANAEDPVVIYYAGRTVVRDDATYLVAADGQDEVALADLFPAPASRPATLVFLDVCTTPAAPEPVNDAVVEETPEITPIPAAAALAPLPPSTNLFVAASVAAGAPCAEAPALSEVMLERLLVPGLGLDSFFADTGVTVTSTLSTPFLFRNVDTGMRLTAEDYRMLDSLSPEAQAQMLALWREAGIAVDQADANPTSAPARRVNTETVVLSSPIRPVTSGATLTPVRPSATRVSGGVSLAPRSATLQTPVSTSRPVPGAGGLPRPSIIVGEIAPTEASFGTATEPTGPIEGSFVEYSDVEGRRALRDDDPEFFATLVASGAFDPPEEELVIALQTELARMNCYTAGIDGDWGPGSRAAAGRYFQELGTGSPSQDPDVSIFRQIMLRDDVTCPVVRAAPAPAPRATSTPRRSTPAPAAPRQAAPAPAPAPAPAPTAPSRTINRNVGTGVFR; this is translated from the coding sequence ATGCCAAGCCTGATGCATCTGAAAACGACGATTGCCGCCATTGGCGCGGTCTGCGCGATTGCGGCCGAGGCAGAGCAGGCACTGATTATCTCGAATTTCAATTACGCCGATACCGCGCCTTTTGGTGACGTCCGTGCGCAGTCGCTGAAGTTGTCAGAGACCTTGTTTGGTTTGGGTTACACCGTGAACCGGCTGGAAAATCCCAGTGCAGCTGAAATCAGCACCGCCACCGGGGCGCTGGCAAATGCCGAAGACCCCGTCGTCATCTACTATGCAGGCCGCACGGTGGTCAGGGATGATGCAACATATCTGGTCGCCGCCGATGGACAGGATGAGGTCGCCCTAGCTGATTTGTTCCCGGCGCCCGCATCACGCCCGGCCACGTTGGTGTTTCTGGATGTCTGCACCACGCCCGCTGCCCCCGAACCTGTCAACGACGCTGTGGTAGAGGAAACGCCCGAAATCACGCCGATCCCAGCGGCAGCCGCCCTTGCACCTCTGCCGCCCAGCACCAACCTTTTTGTTGCGGCGTCCGTCGCGGCAGGCGCCCCATGTGCCGAAGCCCCTGCATTGTCCGAGGTGATGCTGGAACGGCTGTTGGTACCCGGTCTGGGGTTGGACAGCTTTTTTGCCGATACCGGCGTCACGGTGACATCGACCCTGTCGACGCCGTTCCTGTTTCGCAACGTTGACACCGGCATGCGCCTGACGGCCGAGGATTACCGAATGCTCGACAGCTTGTCGCCCGAGGCGCAGGCGCAAATGCTTGCACTTTGGCGCGAAGCAGGCATTGCAGTGGATCAGGCCGATGCGAACCCCACATCCGCGCCGGCGAGGCGTGTGAATACCGAAACGGTTGTGCTCTCATCACCGATCCGCCCGGTCACAAGCGGCGCGACCCTGACACCCGTCCGCCCCAGCGCGACGCGGGTCAGCGGGGGGGTGTCACTAGCACCGCGCAGTGCGACCCTGCAAACGCCGGTCAGCACGTCCCGGCCTGTGCCGGGCGCGGGCGGCCTGCCCCGGCCATCCATTATCGTGGGCGAAATTGCCCCAACCGAGGCCAGCTTTGGCACCGCGACCGAACCAACTGGTCCGATTGAAGGGTCGTTTGTCGAATATTCGGATGTCGAGGGTCGCCGGGCCCTACGGGACGATGACCCTGAATTTTTTGCCACGCTGGTGGCCTCTGGCGCCTTTGATCCCCCGGAGGAAGAGCTGGTGATCGCCTTGCAGACCGAACTTGCGCGGATGAACTGCTACACTGCCGGGATTGACGGTGACTGGGGGCCGGGATCACGTGCTGCCGCAGGGCGCTATTTTCAAGAGCTTGGCACCGGATCACCTTCGCAGGACCCTGACGTGTCCATCTTTCGGCAGATCATGTTGCGCGATGACGTAACATGTCCTGTGGTTCGGGCCGCACCGGCGCCCGCGCCGCGCGCCACAAGCACACCACGCCGGAGCACACCGGCACCCGCTGCCCCGCGTCAGGCTGCGCCCGCACCCGCCCCGGCGCCAGCACCCGCCCCCACGGCGCCTTCCCGGACGATCAACCGGAATGTCGGCACAGGTGTGTTCCGTTAA
- a CDS encoding peptidoglycan DD-metalloendopeptidase family protein — MQVDPQFRKSQAAARKRKAQRQLRIAAIGGGAALSVGLVVGLFFWITSGPSGDEGLPEWVTDVSDQIVQVEPGTAPAVRLATPFVDIAGDPMILRFETADGSAIRSLPGPNTLDTVRFGSPAAARLALVVEDLVVQESRLITALPSSREDFAFFQAKRSQTQQIETDISALVALPPEDPDAPAGEEVIVGDDDNSWGETVGDSEAGLPSTYRATRIQNTTSVAFVRPEAARVEVSRDLVVRFERPRSLVNFLKDNGFTEKDAGLVNAAASAELPAMAAVLTDDRLPAGTIVAVRHRKIDGARTPLQIAIYGPDGYVGTLARRGVNGYMLATNPWFEDDLPKLASPNQGNAPAQAQDYRLLDAVYSAAIRNGVPITLVGELIVMMSQAYDLEAVAAPGDQVTLLYAPNAGDGAAQIAFVGISGPSGDMPCYVAAKTGAGPEEFSCFTPNGQRGGANGGAFVTPVSGTLSSPYGPRFHPILKEVRLHGGVDWAAPTGTPILAARDGTFAVVGNGGGYGNVVYIDHADNLQSRYAHMDRFAPSAVVGKSVRAGEVIGYVGTTGRSTGPHLHFEFRRNGRPIDPFSLGAAGSGLAASDAVEGLTDQIIRVESAGNANAKNPLSTATGLGQFIESTWLRMMRDYRPDLARTMKRAELLALRTDPTLSREMVQNLARENENYLRARGHRVDAGRLYLAHFLGPAGANTVLSAQDNQTILSVMGAAVVRANPFLRDYTVADLKAWAQRKMRGAGSGSSTPPRPTLTAEMRAYIETIDALLDQDA; from the coding sequence ATGCAGGTCGATCCGCAATTCCGCAAATCTCAGGCCGCCGCGCGCAAACGCAAGGCGCAGCGACAGTTGCGCATTGCGGCAATTGGGGGTGGGGCGGCGTTAAGTGTTGGTCTTGTTGTCGGGCTGTTCTTCTGGATCACTTCGGGTCCCTCAGGTGACGAGGGGCTGCCTGAATGGGTCACGGACGTGAGCGATCAGATTGTACAGGTGGAACCGGGCACCGCACCAGCCGTGCGATTGGCGACCCCGTTTGTTGATATCGCGGGGGATCCGATGATCTTGCGGTTTGAAACGGCGGACGGGTCAGCGATCAGATCGCTTCCGGGGCCAAATACGCTTGATACCGTCCGTTTTGGCAGCCCTGCGGCCGCCCGGCTTGCGCTCGTGGTAGAAGATCTTGTCGTTCAGGAAAGCCGGCTGATCACCGCGCTGCCATCCAGCCGCGAGGATTTTGCGTTTTTTCAGGCCAAGCGCAGCCAGACGCAGCAGATCGAAACCGATATCTCTGCACTGGTTGCCCTTCCGCCCGAGGACCCCGACGCGCCCGCGGGCGAAGAGGTGATTGTCGGTGATGATGACAATAGCTGGGGCGAAACGGTCGGCGATAGCGAGGCGGGCTTACCCAGCACCTATCGGGCCACACGCATTCAAAACACAACATCGGTTGCATTTGTCCGGCCCGAGGCGGCCCGTGTAGAGGTCTCGCGCGACCTGGTCGTTCGTTTCGAGCGGCCAAGATCCCTTGTGAACTTTCTCAAGGACAACGGTTTCACTGAAAAGGACGCGGGGCTTGTAAACGCGGCCGCATCGGCAGAACTGCCCGCGATGGCGGCGGTTCTGACAGATGACAGGTTGCCTGCGGGAACAATCGTGGCGGTCAGACATCGCAAGATCGACGGCGCGCGCACCCCGTTGCAAATCGCGATCTATGGACCCGATGGCTATGTTGGTACATTGGCCCGGCGGGGGGTGAACGGGTATATGCTCGCCACCAATCCATGGTTCGAGGATGATCTGCCCAAGCTCGCCTCGCCGAACCAGGGCAATGCCCCGGCGCAGGCGCAGGACTACCGGCTGCTGGATGCTGTTTACAGCGCGGCGATCCGCAACGGGGTTCCGATTACCCTGGTGGGCGAGCTGATCGTGATGATGTCGCAAGCCTATGATCTAGAGGCCGTGGCCGCCCCGGGTGATCAGGTTACGTTGCTTTATGCCCCAAATGCGGGCGATGGAGCGGCGCAGATTGCCTTTGTGGGGATCAGCGGACCATCGGGTGACATGCCCTGTTATGTCGCCGCAAAAACAGGCGCGGGGCCCGAGGAATTCAGCTGCTTTACACCCAATGGGCAGCGCGGCGGCGCAAATGGGGGTGCCTTTGTGACGCCGGTGAGTGGCACGTTGTCCTCACCCTATGGTCCCCGGTTTCATCCGATCCTGAAAGAGGTTCGCCTGCATGGGGGTGTTGACTGGGCTGCGCCGACAGGCACCCCAATCCTTGCAGCCCGCGATGGCACATTTGCTGTTGTCGGCAATGGCGGCGGTTACGGGAATGTCGTTTATATTGACCATGCGGATAACCTGCAGTCCCGATACGCCCATATGGACCGGTTTGCGCCCAGCGCGGTTGTCGGAAAATCCGTCAGGGCGGGTGAGGTGATTGGCTATGTCGGTACAACGGGTCGCAGTACCGGCCCACATCTGCATTTCGAGTTCCGGCGCAATGGACGGCCGATTGATCCGTTCTCGCTGGGTGCGGCGGGCAGCGGTCTGGCTGCTTCTGACGCGGTCGAGGGGCTGACCGATCAGATCATTCGGGTGGAAAGTGCGGGAAATGCCAATGCGAAAAACCCGCTATCGACGGCCACGGGTCTTGGCCAATTCATCGAAAGCACATGGTTGCGGATGATGCGCGATTATCGCCCCGATCTGGCCCGCACCATGAAGCGGGCAGAGCTGCTGGCGCTGCGCACGGACCCGACCCTGTCGCGCGAGATGGTGCAGAACCTGGCCCGCGAGAACGAGAATTACCTGCGCGCCAGAGGGCATCGTGTTGACGCAGGCCGTCTTTATCTTGCGCATTTTCTGGGGCCGGCAGGTGCGAATACGGTTCTGTCGGCACAGGATAATCAAACCATCCTGTCGGTCATGGGGGCCGCTGTTGTGCGGGCCAACCCGTTTTTGCGGGATTATACGGTTGCCGATCTCAAGGCTTGGGCGCAGCGCAAGATGCGCGGGGCCGGATCGGGCAGCAGCACACCGCCGCGTCCGACCCTGACCGCCGAAATGCGCGCCTATATCGAAACCATAGACGCCTTGCTTGACCAAGATGCCTGA